From Hippoglossus stenolepis isolate QCI-W04-F060 chromosome 6, HSTE1.2, whole genome shotgun sequence, a single genomic window includes:
- the si:dkey-109j17.5 gene encoding zinc finger BED domain-containing protein 4 yields MASVAKVSILDYFNIVFEGENGKIESNCKACGTRIQAKRSVTSNFVTHLKRKHQAMYDDFVKRKDMKREGYSSGSLHTFTSNGENSRFSVPITTGGGGGGGGGRGGGGVGGMGTLDGGVGGGSGGGASKFDRHDPRQVLISEAIAKMIVLDLQPVSIVENQGFRELLQFLEPRYTPEHQHYIQSQLLPAYAYQVQLTTRQALASAHALSLSLDLWRGFSGATSGFLGVTCHFLTSDWQMRSALLACLPLTGGTSGNRVLSEFDEVCHSHGVSGRVFRVVADPFLATATLKPCCLPGFSVSPHLASVRDDNSEEGVDNGNDAEEGIRNGHGDGADEEEWEDSWEQGLGVRRVDCFSRSLEQCVREGLCSCPQLSSTLAKAACFYNYITSAVPPEKLSQVFDGTGLMMGGTGNAPSAVRDWAAQLKVLRRLLDSVEFLEEMSGPGELAPGASERALLRELTDTLEPFTEAWDMVHGDRQNDLQAERHVSISLGLPCVLGLRKHLSETSTPNCPSLLVALSQAVERRLAPILEDPLYITATTLDPQFKLTWSSNPDWHRQVLIEELSKHSAASSPLDLNTDLHPQSQTPPAPSPAPSPVSSLSRPCKLFSFIKQRPATQAKSLEQELSVYLREEPTDEDALHYWRRKAIDFPLLAQVAKRAFTIPACGTVVGNIFTTAEICLWPERSRILPKNLETLIYLKANYRLLWT; encoded by the exons ATGGCGTCGGTCGCGAAGGTGTCCATCCTGGATTACTTCAATATTGTGTTCGAGGGCGAAAATGGCAAAATCGAGTCCAACTGCAAGGCTTGTGGCACCAGGATCCAGGCGAAGCGCAGCGTCACGTCCAACTTCGTAACGCATCTCAAG CGGAAGCACCAGGCCATGTATGATGACTTTGTGAAGAGGAAGGATATGAAGAGAGAGGGTTACTCCTCTGGTTCCCTGCACACATTCACCAGCAATGGAGAGAATTCCCGCTTCAGTGTTCCCATCActactggaggaggaggaggaggaggaggaggaagaggaggaggaggtgttggaGGAATGGGAACTCTGGAcggaggagtaggaggaggctCTGGAGGAGGGGCGAGCAAGTTTGACAGACATGACCCACGTCAG GTGTTGATCTCAGAGGCTATAGCCAAGATGATAGTGCTTGACCTGCAGCCAGTGTCCATAGTGGAAAACCAAGGTTTCAGGGAGCTGCTGCAGTTCTTGGAGCCACGCTACACCCCAGAGCATCAGCACTACATCCAGAGCCAGCTCCTCCCTGCCTACGCCTATCAAGTCCAGCTGACCACCCGTCAGGCCCTGGCCTCGGCACACGCCCTCAGCCTCAGCCTGGATCTCTGGAGGGGCTTTTCTGGAGCCACCTCAGG tTTCCTCGGTGTCACCTGCCATTTTCTCACATCGGATTGGCAGATGCGTTCAGCCCTGCTGGCGTGCCTACCCCTGACCGGCGGCACCTCTGGCAATCGCGTCCTGTCAGAATTTGATGAAGTGTGCCACTCTCACGGGGTGTCAGGGAGAGTGTTTCGTGTCGTCGCGGACCCTTTTCTGGCCACGGCAACCTTAAAGCCATGTTGTCTTCCCGGTTTCTCGGTGTCACCTCATCTCGCTAGCGTGCGAGATGACAACAGTGAAGAGGGGGTGGACAATGGTAACGACGCAGAGGAAGGGATCAGGAATGGTCATGGTGATGGGGCGGATGAAGAGGAATGGGAGGACTCCTGGGAGCAGGGTCTGGGTGTTCGTCGGGTGGACtgtttctctcgctctctggaACAGTGTGTCAGGGAGGGGCTGTGCTCCTGTCCGCAGCTCTCCTCCACACTGGCCAAGGCTGCCTGTTTCTATAACTACATTACCTCTGCTGTCCCACCTGAGAAACTCAGCCAGGTGTTTGATGGTACTGGACTGATGATGGGGGGAACAGGAAATGCCCCCTCTGCAGTGAGAGACTGGGCTGCTCAGCTTAAG GTGCTTCGACGGCTGCTGGACTCAGTGGAGTTCCTGGAGGAGATGAGTGGTCCAGGGGAGCTTGCACCGGGCGCTTCAGAGAGAGCCCTCCTGAGGGAGCTCACTGACACTTTGGAGCCCTTCACTGAGGCCTGGGACATGGTgcatggagacagacagaatgaCCTGCAGGCAGAACGACACGTGTCCATCAGCTTGGGGCTGCCGTGTGTCCTGGGTCTTCGTAAGCATCTCTCTGAGACGTCAACCCCCAACTGCCCCTCTCTCCTGGTGGCCCTCAGCCAGGCTGTAGAGCGTCGGTTGGCCCCCATCCTGGAGGACCCCCTCTACATCACTGCCACCACTCTGGACCCCCAGTTCAAGCTCACTTGGAGCAGCAACCCTGACTGGCACAGACAGGTTCTAATAGAGGAGTTATCCAAACATTCCGCAGCCTCCAGCCCCTTAGATCTCAACACAGACCTACACCCTCAATCCCagactcctcctgctccatctccTGCTCCATCGCCGGTTTCCTCACTTTCACGGCCCTGCAAGTTGTTCTCTTTCATCAAGCAGAGACCCGCAACACAGGCGAAGAGCCTGGAGCAGGAGTTAAGCGTATATCTACGAGAGGAACCAACAGATGAAGATGCTTTGCATTACTGGCGGCGTAAAGCTATTGACTTTCCTCTGCTTGCTCAGGTGGCCAAGAGGGCGTTCACCATACCTGCTTGTGGCACTGTGGTGGGGAACATATTCACTACTGCCGAGATCTGCCTGTGGCCAGAGAGAAGCCGCATCTTACCAAAGAACCTGGAGACGCTCATCTACCTCAAAGCAAACTACAGATTGTTATGGACTTAG
- the ccdc115 gene encoding coiled-coil domain-containing protein 115, which translates to MGLSELEERSLSLDGKLLRFMEQLESLEEKQAALNSLIEQGWFSTSKARYSMGNKQVSALQYASEIEPLVCVHTRTLDNGEVEFCTERVTQSTESGTNVKSIEEIGPQEEGVRRRNKPKNVVVEKKGNDEASSETAPEVTPVKKSEQNPQQDPLRWFGILVPQSLKQAQSSFKQVIELSAEIATLQAAVLNSREELKSCMKDKRILQKKTSAAQVVKMVK; encoded by the exons ATGGGCTTGTCAGAGCTGGAGGAGCGTTCTCTGTCCCTGGACGGAAAACTGCTCCGCTTCATGGAGCAGCTGGAGTCACTGGAGGAGAAGCAAGCCGCTCTCAACTCTCTCATCGAGCAG GGATGGTTTTCCACGTCCAAGGCACGATATTCCATGGGAAACAAGCAAGTCTCTGCACTTCAGTATGCGAGTGAGATCGAGCCGCTGGTCTGTGTTCACACGAG AACACTGGACAATGGTGAGGTGGAGTTCTGCACAGAAAGAGTTACACAAAGTACAGAGTCTGGAACAAATGTGAAGTCTATAGAGGAAATTGGACCTCAAGAGGAAG GTGTCAGGAGAAGAAACAAACCTAAAAACGTTGTCGttgaaaaaaagggaaatgatgAAGCAAGTAGCGAGACAGCTCCTGAAGTAACTCCAGTAAAGAAAAGTGAACAGAATCCTCAGCAAGACCCACTGAGATGGTTTGGTATCCTGGTGCCACAATCTCTTAAACAAGCACAGTCATCATTCAAGCAAG tTATCGAGCTCTCTGCTGAGATTGCAACCCTGCAGGCTGCCGTtttaaacagcagagaggaacTGAAGAGCTGCATGAAAGACAAACGCATTCTGCAGAAGAAGACCTCAGCCGCTCAAGTGGTAAAGATGGTGAAGTAA
- the LOC118111509 gene encoding 3-beta-hydroxysteroid-Delta(8),Delta(7)-isomerase, whose product MELLIMAASSASGVPHPYWPRDLLIPTYVANDRSMSEILVFLFSVSGLFLLVTWLITGRRGAAGRLGTWRRLALCWFAVCGFIHCAIEGWFSLYYDIIPGDQSLLSQLWKEYSKGDSRYVIADNFTVCMETVTALLWGPSSFWAVFAFLTNKPYRYVLQLIISLGQLYGVVLYFFTEHRDGYTHSELGHPIYFWFYFVFMNVLWFFIPLVLIVDAWRQMSTAQTHTDNTKSKRK is encoded by the exons ATGGAATTACTG ATCATGGCCGCCTCTTCCGCATCTGGAGTCCCTCATCCCTACTGGCCGCGGGACCTCTTGATTCCCACTTATGTTGCCAATGACCGTTCAATGTCAGAGATCctggtgtttctgttttctgtgtccGGGCTGTTCCTGCTTGTGACCTGGCTGATCACCGGCCGGAGAGGGGCCGCGGGCAGGCTGGGGACATGGAGGCGTCTGGCTCTTTGCTGGTTTGCCGTCTGTGGCTTCATCCACTGTGCCATCGAGGGCTGGTTCTCACTGTACTACGACATTATTCCAGGAGATCAGAGCTTACTGTCACAGCTGT GGAAGGAGTACTCCAAAGGAGACAGTCGATATGTGAT aGCTGATAACTTTACAGTCTGCATGGAGACAGTGACGGCTTTGTTATGGGGACCTTCCAGCTTTTGGGCTGTGTTTGCATTCTTAACTAACAAGCCCTACAGATATGTCCTGCAGCTCATCATCTCATTAG GTCAGCTGTATGGAGTGGTGCTCTACTTTTTCACCGAGCACCGAGATGGCTACACTCACAGCGAGCTGGGACATCCCATCTACTTCTGGTTCTACTTTGTGTTCATGAATGTCCTGTGGTTCTTCATCCCGCTGGTGCTCATCGTGGATGCATGGAGACAGATGTCAAcagcccagacacacacagacaacacaaagtcgaagaggaagtga
- the fkbpl gene encoding FK506-binding protein-like isoform X1 gives MDPVHPLETLHGNVDHDSGDVTSWVSVCPGGLWKVQQKPTCKNSPTVSDSEDGKSCSPSHCPRLGSLCRVRVRLKANVDETETPDSDEVNEKLSVSEVTEVVGTSFPRSQDSALQLPLGDWTTLRLGEGQCDITEACLEGMRAGEKCEILLSPVGNGPDVSIPQPAEGHLPVCATVELQAFTPGMESWEMPPGEKWEWVKSHKERGGVRFRSGDVWGAADSYSRALKLLIALYGPVREQEKNGQQQEALALGDSSNGDEPQHLASVHEFKTVKAELHSNLSLCQLKLSQPERARASASKATELEPGGAKAWYRLGQACQMVNEVEEAKRAFRKLLELQPESPAALKALKDIASKEKETNAQLGVRLSKMFS, from the exons ATGGATCCAGTTCACCCTCTGGAAACCCTGCATGGTAATGTTGATCATGACAGTGGTGATGTTACCTCGTGGGTGTCGGTGTGTCCCGGAGGGCTCTGGAAAGTCCAGCAAAAGCCAACATGCAAGAACAGTCCAACTGTGTCAGATTCTGAAGATGGTAAAT CATGTTCACCCAGTCACTGTCCAAGGCTGGGTTCGCTGTGTCGAGTTCGAGTGCGGCTCAAAGCAAACGTGGATGAAACTGAAACTCCAGACTCTGACGAGGTAAACGAGAAGCTGTCAGTCTCTGAAGTCACCGAAGTGGTGGGAACCTCCTTCCCAAGGAGTCAGGACTCTGCGCTGCAGCTTCCACTGGGGGACTGGACTACACTGAGGCTGGGGGAGGGCCAGTGTGATATTACAGAAGCATGTCTGGAGGGGATGAGAGCTGGAGAGAAATGTGAG ATACTGCTCTCTCCAGTTGGAAATGGACCAGATGTCTCTATACCACAACCTGCAGAGGGACACCTTCCTGTATGTGCCACAGTTGAACTCCAAGCTTTCACGCCAGGCATGGAATCCTGGGAGATGCCACCTGGTGAAAAATGGGAGTGGGTGAAGTCCCACAAGGAGAGGGGTGGTGTCAGATTCAGGAGTGGGGATGTGTGGGGAGCTGCTGACAGCTACAGCCGAGCCCTCAAGCTCCTCATCGCTCTCTATGGCCCCgtcagagagcaggagaaaaacGGACAACAGCAAGAAGCTTTGGCACTGGGAGACTCAAGCAATGGTGATGAACCACAGCACCTTGCTTCAGTTCATGAGTTCAAAACGGTCAAAGCAGAGCTCCACTCAAACCTGTCTTTGTGCCAGCTCAAACTGAGCCAGCCAGAGCGGGCGAGGGCCAGCGCGTCTAAAGCCACTGAGCTGGAACCAGGTGGTGCTAAAGCCTGGTACCGGCTGGGCCAGGCCTGCCAGATGGTGAATGAGGTCGAGGAGGCCAAGCGGGCATtcaggaagctgctggagctACAGccagaatctcctgctgctttaaaGGCACTTAAGGACATAGCAAGtaaagagaaggagacaaatGCACAGTTGGGAGTGAGACTCAGCAAAATGTTCAGCTGA
- the fkbpl gene encoding FK506-binding protein-like isoform X2, with translation MDPVHPLETLHGNVDHDSGDVTSWVSVCPGGLWKVQQKPTCKNSPTVSDSEDACSPSHCPRLGSLCRVRVRLKANVDETETPDSDEVNEKLSVSEVTEVVGTSFPRSQDSALQLPLGDWTTLRLGEGQCDITEACLEGMRAGEKCEILLSPVGNGPDVSIPQPAEGHLPVCATVELQAFTPGMESWEMPPGEKWEWVKSHKERGGVRFRSGDVWGAADSYSRALKLLIALYGPVREQEKNGQQQEALALGDSSNGDEPQHLASVHEFKTVKAELHSNLSLCQLKLSQPERARASASKATELEPGGAKAWYRLGQACQMVNEVEEAKRAFRKLLELQPESPAALKALKDIASKEKETNAQLGVRLSKMFS, from the exons ATGGATCCAGTTCACCCTCTGGAAACCCTGCATGGTAATGTTGATCATGACAGTGGTGATGTTACCTCGTGGGTGTCGGTGTGTCCCGGAGGGCTCTGGAAAGTCCAGCAAAAGCCAACATGCAAGAACAGTCCAACTGTGTCAGATTCTGAAGATG CATGTTCACCCAGTCACTGTCCAAGGCTGGGTTCGCTGTGTCGAGTTCGAGTGCGGCTCAAAGCAAACGTGGATGAAACTGAAACTCCAGACTCTGACGAGGTAAACGAGAAGCTGTCAGTCTCTGAAGTCACCGAAGTGGTGGGAACCTCCTTCCCAAGGAGTCAGGACTCTGCGCTGCAGCTTCCACTGGGGGACTGGACTACACTGAGGCTGGGGGAGGGCCAGTGTGATATTACAGAAGCATGTCTGGAGGGGATGAGAGCTGGAGAGAAATGTGAG ATACTGCTCTCTCCAGTTGGAAATGGACCAGATGTCTCTATACCACAACCTGCAGAGGGACACCTTCCTGTATGTGCCACAGTTGAACTCCAAGCTTTCACGCCAGGCATGGAATCCTGGGAGATGCCACCTGGTGAAAAATGGGAGTGGGTGAAGTCCCACAAGGAGAGGGGTGGTGTCAGATTCAGGAGTGGGGATGTGTGGGGAGCTGCTGACAGCTACAGCCGAGCCCTCAAGCTCCTCATCGCTCTCTATGGCCCCgtcagagagcaggagaaaaacGGACAACAGCAAGAAGCTTTGGCACTGGGAGACTCAAGCAATGGTGATGAACCACAGCACCTTGCTTCAGTTCATGAGTTCAAAACGGTCAAAGCAGAGCTCCACTCAAACCTGTCTTTGTGCCAGCTCAAACTGAGCCAGCCAGAGCGGGCGAGGGCCAGCGCGTCTAAAGCCACTGAGCTGGAACCAGGTGGTGCTAAAGCCTGGTACCGGCTGGGCCAGGCCTGCCAGATGGTGAATGAGGTCGAGGAGGCCAAGCGGGCATtcaggaagctgctggagctACAGccagaatctcctgctgctttaaaGGCACTTAAGGACATAGCAAGtaaagagaaggagacaaatGCACAGTTGGGAGTGAGACTCAGCAAAATGTTCAGCTGA